A single window of Persephonella sp. DNA harbors:
- the glnD gene encoding [protein-PII] uridylyltransferase, which produces MMNKTLEKKKQEILKNYFEKKEEIVQKHRAGADGLETVRSLSDLTDETIKQLAEISFKDLSQIAIVVLGGYGRRELCFKSDIDLSLVFEPDNFEQLKEGIENFYYALLDLKVDIGFSPRDIKTFLDLSKEDLTVATSLLQGRFIIGNKELYDELIKKFKRLIRRKRSAYINATLRARKMRYQRTGSTIYMMEPHIKEGEGGLRDFHEVFWIAKVLDDVPNYHYFVENNIILEEEYQELIRAYNFLLRLRNEMHLICNKRCDVLVRPLQEEVAKKLGYVEAPYDEEALRESVEKMMRLYYLYAKSINTITKRILKALTEEDELEIHEPIDDVFSRTSIELDVFNKNKFEKDVKNILKAFLYFKEYNLDFSSELEFLIRKNEEKLRENRDNPEIKSLVRKIFSDPKNLAKTLRKMQDFYVLDDLIPEFGYQRCHFQYDAYHKYTTDAHAIKAVEELESLKKVDHPHRKMMYELYKEIDRVDLLTWAIFLHDIGKGHKTDHCILGEKMARDIMRRFGYPERDAEIVGFLVRHHLDMAKISQRRNLNDPKVINDFAKTIKNKELLKMLTVLTWCDANAVGPNIWNDWKNSLLWELYHKTMEVLEENVSYEEIAAKKIEEKRKKLYALLEAELGEERAKFHMQRFSEYYLLSTPLDTMIRHIKMEELLFKTGKPQFFFDKNYGIGFSELIVVLDSKKVKNPLLVVTGILSYMGINILSVYSYMRKDGIVVIDLQISTSSLEVVEDKKFEQFKELFAKYLDKKLTLEDLSKKRNTVFKASVIPPPTFVKVDNSSSDIYTIFDISGEDRIGLLFDIFKVFAKFDLYVHIVKVATQGERIRDAFYVRTPDKKKITDESLLEQIKEQLYKVIKK; this is translated from the coding sequence ATGATGAATAAAACACTGGAAAAAAAGAAACAGGAAATATTAAAAAACTACTTTGAAAAAAAAGAGGAAATCGTCCAGAAACATAGAGCAGGTGCCGACGGTCTGGAAACAGTCCGTTCATTATCAGACCTCACAGACGAAACCATAAAACAGCTTGCAGAGATATCCTTTAAAGATTTATCCCAGATAGCAATTGTTGTTTTAGGAGGATATGGAAGGAGAGAGCTCTGTTTTAAATCTGATATAGATTTGTCCCTTGTTTTTGAACCTGATAATTTTGAACAGCTAAAGGAAGGGATAGAAAACTTCTATTACGCACTTTTAGACCTTAAAGTTGATATTGGATTTTCGCCACGGGATATAAAAACATTCCTTGATTTATCAAAAGAAGACCTTACCGTAGCAACTTCTTTGCTACAAGGAAGATTTATTATTGGGAATAAAGAACTTTATGACGAGCTTATAAAAAAATTTAAAAGATTAATCAGAAGGAAAAGATCAGCCTATATAAATGCTACCCTCAGAGCCAGAAAAATGAGATACCAAAGAACCGGTTCAACCATTTACATGATGGAACCTCATATAAAAGAGGGTGAAGGAGGTCTGAGGGACTTCCATGAGGTTTTCTGGATTGCAAAAGTTTTAGATGACGTCCCTAATTATCACTACTTTGTGGAAAACAATATAATCCTTGAGGAAGAATATCAGGAACTTATCAGAGCTTATAACTTTCTCTTAAGACTTAGAAATGAGATGCACCTAATATGCAATAAAAGATGTGATGTTCTGGTCAGGCCCCTTCAGGAAGAAGTAGCAAAAAAATTAGGCTATGTAGAAGCTCCTTATGATGAAGAAGCCCTCAGAGAAAGCGTTGAAAAAATGATGAGGCTTTATTACCTGTATGCAAAATCAATAAACACTATAACAAAGAGAATTCTAAAAGCCCTTACTGAAGAAGATGAACTTGAAATTCATGAACCTATTGATGATGTCTTTTCCAGAACATCTATTGAGCTTGATGTATTCAACAAAAACAAATTTGAAAAAGATGTAAAAAATATTCTAAAAGCATTCCTGTATTTTAAAGAATATAATCTCGATTTTTCTTCTGAACTGGAATTTTTAATTAGGAAAAATGAAGAAAAACTGAGAGAAAACAGAGACAATCCTGAGATAAAAAGCCTTGTTAGAAAAATATTCTCTGATCCAAAAAATCTTGCAAAAACTCTTAGAAAAATGCAGGACTTTTATGTTCTTGATGACCTTATACCAGAATTCGGATATCAAAGGTGCCATTTCCAGTATGATGCTTACCACAAATACACAACAGATGCTCATGCAATAAAGGCAGTGGAAGAGCTGGAAAGTCTCAAAAAAGTTGACCATCCCCACAGAAAAATGATGTATGAGCTTTACAAGGAGATAGACAGGGTTGATTTACTTACATGGGCTATCTTTTTGCACGATATAGGAAAGGGACATAAAACTGACCACTGTATTTTAGGAGAAAAAATGGCAAGGGATATTATGCGTAGATTTGGCTATCCTGAAAGGGACGCAGAGATTGTTGGTTTCCTTGTTAGACATCATCTTGATATGGCAAAGATCTCCCAAAGAAGAAATTTAAACGACCCAAAGGTTATAAATGATTTTGCAAAAACCATAAAAAACAAAGAGCTATTAAAGATGCTTACAGTCCTAACATGGTGCGATGCAAATGCCGTTGGTCCTAACATCTGGAATGACTGGAAAAACTCTCTTCTGTGGGAACTTTACCACAAAACAATGGAAGTCCTTGAAGAAAATGTTTCTTATGAAGAGATAGCAGCTAAAAAGATAGAAGAAAAAAGAAAAAAACTTTATGCACTTCTTGAAGCAGAGCTTGGAGAAGAGAGAGCAAAATTCCATATGCAAAGATTTTCTGAATATTACCTGCTTTCAACCCCACTGGACACAATGATAAGACATATCAAAATGGAAGAACTTTTATTCAAAACAGGAAAACCCCAGTTCTTTTTTGATAAAAATTATGGTATAGGATTTTCCGAACTTATTGTAGTTTTGGATAGTAAGAAAGTAAAAAATCCATTGCTTGTTGTAACAGGAATACTTTCTTACATGGGAATTAATATTCTTTCTGTTTATAGCTATATGAGAAAAGATGGTATCGTGGTAATTGACCTTCAAATATCAACCTCATCCCTTGAAGTTGTTGAAGATAAAAAATTTGAGCAATTTAAAGAACTGTTTGCCAAATATCTTGACAAAAAACTTACCCTTGAAGACCTTTCTAAAAAAAGGAACACTGTATTTAAAGCATCTGTAATTCCACCACCGACATTTGTAAAAGTGGACAACAGTTCATCGGACATTTACACCATATTTGATATTTCTGGAGAAGATAGAATAGGATTACTATTTGATATTTTCAAAGTATTTGCGAAATTTGATCTCTACGTCCATATAGTCAAAGTTGCTACTCAAGGGGAAAGGATAAGAGATGCTTTTTATGTAAGAACTCCAGACAAGAAAAAAATCACAGATGAATCACTCTTAGAACAGATTAAGGAACAGTTATATAAAGTGATTAAAAAATAG